Proteins encoded together in one Marinithermus hydrothermalis DSM 14884 window:
- the phnE gene encoding phosphonate ABC transporter, permease protein PhnE, translating to MLWVYALFGALIGGVSGLAHGSMRRLIVGASAAVLLVFAAFPFSEAVGFLSRDAVKPTPLGLVPVFPAFLLLPVLAGLVLLLAPRGGRVAGWGAVGSGLALLAVGGAWHAQGPLLAELRPIYGLMEAVVGGAVLGVGVLLGLLVPAYRKAFLAGGLVLGGAVFFWFASPQGHTYFPQTAGYYKLLRPVPPETEAVLIETYNAELDQVNAIRAELGLPLLEPITSLTAIAEGRIPKEVAEQGFRLVQPGTARYGSVLFFLMAGLMLSAGAMLVWNPRLQEPEDLQGGLILAGAVGALTPAFSATEFSFKKLVEGWPFLVNFLDLAWPPLLARVDSEPKIYPLQEVASQMAITLEIALVGTFLAAVVALPTSFLAARNLTQGNPFMRVIFFLMRAFYNIDRGVDTLILALVFVAAVGLGPAAGVLAMAIHSIADLGKLYSEAIENVDRGPIEALESVGASGASVVRWAILPQVMPLFVAYTLYRFEINFRVSIVLGLVGAGGIGFFIQEKMASGQYNQLIIAIIAIVIVVNVIDFASSWLRSRLV from the coding sequence ATGCTTTGGGTGTACGCGCTGTTCGGTGCCTTGATCGGAGGGGTGAGCGGTCTCGCGCACGGTTCGATGCGCCGCTTGATCGTCGGGGCGAGCGCGGCGGTGCTGCTCGTGTTTGCAGCCTTCCCGTTTAGCGAGGCGGTGGGGTTCCTCAGCCGGGACGCGGTGAAGCCCACCCCGCTCGGGCTGGTGCCGGTCTTTCCCGCGTTCCTGCTCCTCCCGGTGCTGGCGGGGCTTGTGCTCCTGCTCGCGCCCCGGGGCGGCCGGGTAGCGGGCTGGGGCGCGGTGGGGAGCGGCCTGGCCCTCCTCGCCGTCGGCGGAGCCTGGCACGCGCAGGGACCGCTCCTCGCTGAGCTGCGGCCCATCTACGGCCTGATGGAGGCCGTGGTGGGCGGCGCGGTGCTCGGGGTGGGGGTGCTCCTAGGCCTCCTGGTCCCAGCGTACCGCAAGGCCTTCCTCGCGGGCGGCCTGGTGTTAGGTGGGGCGGTGTTCTTCTGGTTCGCCTCCCCCCAGGGGCACACCTACTTCCCGCAGACCGCGGGGTACTACAAGCTCCTCCGGCCGGTTCCTCCCGAGACGGAGGCTGTGCTCATCGAAACGTACAATGCGGAGCTCGACCAGGTGAACGCGATCCGCGCGGAGCTGGGCCTGCCCTTGCTCGAGCCCATCACCTCGCTGACCGCGATCGCCGAGGGGCGCATCCCCAAGGAGGTGGCCGAACAGGGGTTCCGCTTGGTGCAGCCGGGCACGGCCCGTTACGGCAGCGTGCTGTTCTTCCTGATGGCGGGCTTGATGCTGAGCGCGGGCGCGATGCTCGTGTGGAACCCGCGCCTTCAAGAGCCGGAGGATTTGCAGGGGGGGTTGATCCTCGCGGGGGCGGTGGGGGCGTTGACCCCCGCGTTTAGCGCGACGGAGTTCAGCTTCAAGAAGCTCGTAGAGGGCTGGCCGTTTTTGGTGAACTTCCTCGACCTGGCCTGGCCGCCCCTGTTGGCGCGGGTGGACTCCGAGCCCAAGATCTACCCCCTGCAGGAGGTCGCGAGCCAGATGGCGATCACGCTGGAGATCGCGCTGGTGGGCACCTTCCTCGCAGCGGTCGTGGCCCTCCCCACCTCGTTTTTAGCGGCGCGCAACCTGACCCAAGGCAACCCCTTCATGCGCGTCATCTTCTTCCTGATGCGGGCCTTCTACAACATTGACCGCGGCGTGGACACCCTGATCCTCGCGCTCGTCTTCGTGGCGGCGGTGGGGCTTGGGCCCGCGGCGGGGGTGCTCGCGATGGCCATCCACTCCATCGCGGACCTGGGGAAGCTGTACTCGGAGGCGATCGAGAACGTGGACCGCGGGCCGATCGAGGCTCTGGAGTCGGTCGGGGCTTCAGGGGCGAGCGTGGTGCGCTGGGCGATCCTGCCGCAGGTGATGCCGCTGTTCGTGGCCTACACCCTGTACCGCTTCGAGATCAACTTCCGCGTCTCGATCGTGCTGGGCCTCGTGGGGGCGGGCGGCATCGGGTTTTTCATCCAGGAGAAGATGGCGAGCGGCCAGTACAACCAGCTGATCATCGCGATCATCGCGATCGTGATCGTGGTGAACGTGATCGACTTCGCCTCCTCCTGGCTGCGCAGCCGGCTCGTGTAG
- a CDS encoding extracellular solute-binding protein, with amino-acid sequence MKRWFSVLLTGILAASAFSYAAEELVVYSGRSEVLVEPLVERFEAQTGIRVKVRYGRDAELLATLAEEGARSPADLFWANTAGALGAAVNEGLLAPLPEELLALPEAFTPSSGRWVPLTARFRVLAYNPEVLSAEALPESVMDLPKRTELAGRIGWTPNYSSFQDFITAMRHLYGPEATLKWLEGMKALRPKAYASNSAMLEDLVAGEIDVALTNHYYILRLKHGVEEGEFEGPEEEEEEEKREEEGAGEPGLPLATHYFASGDVGNLALVTGIGVLKTAKHEAAALEFIRFLLSEEAQAYAAEEVGEYPVVASVSLPGFMLPQDKALELSPAFDFEQLRDLEETLDLLREADLL; translated from the coding sequence ATGAAGCGCTGGTTTTCGGTTCTGCTAACGGGTATCCTCGCGGCCTCGGCCTTCTCGTACGCGGCCGAGGAGCTGGTCGTGTACTCGGGGCGTTCCGAGGTTCTCGTCGAGCCCCTGGTGGAGCGCTTTGAGGCCCAGACCGGCATCCGCGTCAAGGTCCGGTACGGACGGGACGCCGAGCTGCTCGCCACGCTCGCTGAGGAGGGCGCGCGCAGCCCCGCGGACCTGTTCTGGGCCAACACCGCCGGGGCGCTTGGCGCGGCCGTGAACGAAGGGCTTTTGGCCCCCCTGCCCGAGGAGCTGCTGGCGTTGCCCGAGGCCTTCACCCCCTCGAGCGGCCGGTGGGTGCCCCTCACCGCCCGGTTCCGCGTGCTGGCCTACAACCCCGAGGTCCTCTCGGCCGAGGCGCTGCCCGAGTCCGTGATGGACCTGCCCAAGCGCACGGAGCTCGCCGGTCGGATCGGGTGGACGCCGAACTACTCGAGCTTCCAGGACTTCATCACCGCGATGCGCCACCTCTACGGTCCGGAAGCAACCCTCAAGTGGCTCGAGGGCATGAAGGCGCTTCGCCCCAAGGCCTACGCCTCGAACAGCGCCATGCTCGAGGACCTGGTCGCGGGGGAGATCGACGTGGCCCTCACGAACCACTACTACATCCTGCGCCTCAAGCACGGGGTTGAGGAGGGCGAGTTCGAGGGGCCTGAGGAAGAGGAAGAAGAGGAGAAGCGTGAGGAGGAAGGCGCGGGCGAACCGGGTCTGCCCCTGGCCACCCATTACTTCGCGTCGGGCGACGTGGGCAACCTGGCCCTGGTCACCGGAATCGGGGTGTTGAAGACCGCGAAGCACGAGGCGGCCGCCCTGGAGTTCATCCGCTTCCTCCTCTCCGAGGAGGCCCAGGCGTACGCCGCGGAGGAGGTCGGGGAGTACCCGGTGGTCGCTAGCGTGAGCCTGCCCGGCTTCATGCTGCCCCAGGACAAGGCCCTCGAGCTCTCCCCGGCGTTCGACTTCGAGCAGCTCCGCGACCTGGAGGAGACGCTGGACCTGTTGCGGGAAGCGGACCTGCTGTAA
- the nrdR gene encoding transcriptional regulator NrdR has product MKCPYCSANDTRVVDSRPSDEGLAIRRRRECGACGRRFTTYERPQLEPLMVIKRSGRREAFNPDKLLRGLLLACEKRPVDPERLKRFAYSFEDTVEGPTITAEEIGLRAMAFLRELDEVAYIRFASVYREFDSVERFIEEIRSLARGPEPEEEA; this is encoded by the coding sequence GGTGGTGGATTCCCGTCCTTCGGACGAGGGACTCGCGATCCGTAGGCGGCGCGAGTGCGGCGCCTGCGGGCGGCGCTTCACCACCTACGAGCGCCCGCAGCTCGAGCCCCTCATGGTGATCAAGCGCTCGGGCCGCCGGGAGGCCTTCAATCCGGACAAGCTGCTGCGGGGGCTGTTGCTCGCGTGCGAAAAACGACCGGTGGACCCGGAGCGGTTGAAGCGGTTCGCGTACAGTTTCGAGGACACGGTGGAAGGCCCGACGATCACCGCGGAGGAGATCGGTCTACGGGCGATGGCGTTCCTGCGCGAGCTGGACGAGGTGGCCTACATCCGTTTCGCTTCCGTGTATCGGGAGTTCGACTCGGTCGAGCGGTTCATCGAGGAGATCCGTTCGCTCGCGCGCGGACCGGAACCGGAAGAGGAGGCCTGA
- a CDS encoding acyl-CoA dehydrogenase family protein codes for MLTERSRELWFELNPEERQIIGAVREYLKDRVEPGAAERDRTGTFPHEIVRELGQLGVMGAQVPEQYGGAGLSTRVFARIVEEIGAVDGSLGLTVASHNSLCIGHLLLAANEQQKQAYLPKLASGEALGAWGLTEPGSGSDAAGMRTRAEETADGWVLNGTKQFITQGSVAGVYVINARTDPAPEGKKHLGISAFVFPAGTPGLKIGRKEEKLGLTSSDTAQLVFEDLKLPKDALVGERGKGFYDVLRVLDGGRIGIAALSVGLGRAALEFAAKYALEREQFGKPIAEFQGVSFKLAEMATALEAARLLYLKAAELKDAGKPFTMEAAQAKLFASEVAVKACDEAIQILGGYGYIKEYPVERYWRDARLMRIGEGTSEILKIVISRNLLARFR; via the coding sequence ATGTTGACCGAACGCAGCCGTGAGCTTTGGTTCGAACTGAACCCCGAAGAACGCCAGATCATTGGGGCCGTACGCGAGTACCTCAAGGACCGGGTCGAACCCGGCGCGGCCGAACGCGACCGTACCGGCACCTTCCCCCACGAGATCGTGCGCGAGTTGGGCCAGCTCGGCGTCATGGGCGCCCAGGTACCCGAACAGTACGGCGGGGCCGGCCTATCCACCCGCGTCTTCGCCCGCATCGTGGAGGAGATCGGCGCGGTGGACGGCTCCCTCGGCCTGACCGTCGCGAGCCACAACTCCCTGTGCATCGGTCACCTCCTCCTCGCGGCCAACGAACAGCAGAAGCAGGCGTACCTGCCCAAGCTCGCCTCCGGCGAAGCCTTGGGCGCCTGGGGTCTTACCGAGCCCGGCTCCGGATCGGACGCCGCCGGGATGCGCACCCGGGCCGAGGAGACCGCGGACGGCTGGGTTCTCAACGGAACGAAGCAGTTCATCACCCAAGGGTCCGTGGCCGGCGTATACGTGATCAACGCGCGCACCGACCCCGCCCCCGAAGGCAAGAAGCACCTGGGGATCTCCGCCTTCGTCTTCCCCGCCGGCACCCCCGGCCTCAAGATCGGGCGTAAGGAGGAGAAGCTCGGACTCACGAGCTCCGACACCGCCCAACTCGTCTTCGAGGACCTCAAGCTTCCCAAGGACGCCCTCGTGGGCGAGCGGGGCAAAGGCTTCTACGACGTGCTCCGGGTCCTCGACGGCGGCCGTATCGGCATCGCCGCCCTCAGCGTCGGGCTGGGCCGGGCCGCCCTCGAGTTCGCCGCGAAGTACGCCCTGGAACGCGAGCAGTTCGGCAAGCCCATTGCCGAGTTCCAAGGCGTGAGTTTCAAGCTCGCTGAGATGGCCACCGCCCTCGAGGCCGCCCGCCTCCTCTACCTCAAGGCCGCCGAGCTCAAGGACGCGGGCAAGCCCTTCACCATGGAGGCCGCGCAGGCCAAGCTCTTCGCTTCCGAGGTCGCGGTCAAGGCCTGCGACGAGGCCATTCAGATCCTGGGGGGGTACGGGTACATCAAGGAATACCCTGTGGAGCGCTACTGGCGCGACGCCCGCCTGATGCGGATCGGCGAGGGCACCAGCGAGATCCTCAAGATCGTGATCAGCCGGAACCTCCTGGCGCGGTTCCGCTAA
- a CDS encoding S1 RNA-binding domain-containing protein yields MKVEAGSIVEGRVTRIMDFGAFVELPNGESGLVHISEIAHEFVKNVHDYLTEGQTVQVFVLGRDHKGRLDLSIKELLPKPVEPPKPRRLPRQAPEFENKLKSFMRGSGGDFGGKRKGRGRKKR; encoded by the coding sequence ATGAAGGTTGAAGCTGGCAGCATTGTAGAGGGCCGCGTTACGCGGATCATGGACTTTGGTGCGTTCGTCGAGCTCCCCAACGGGGAGTCCGGCCTCGTGCACATCTCGGAGATCGCGCACGAGTTCGTCAAGAACGTGCACGACTACCTGACCGAGGGCCAGACGGTCCAGGTCTTCGTGCTGGGCCGGGATCACAAGGGGCGGCTGGACCTCTCCATAAAAGAGCTCCTCCCCAAGCCCGTGGAGCCCCCCAAGCCCCGCCGCCTGCCCCGCCAAGCACCGGAGTTTGAGAACAAGCTCAAAAGCTTCATGCGCGGAAGCGGCGGCGACTTCGGCGGCAAGCGCAAGGGCCGAGGACGCAAAAAACGCTAA
- a CDS encoding aminotransferase class I/II-fold pyridoxal phosphate-dependent enzyme yields MNRWTSRRARALPESVFLRMDRAKREARQAGRAIIDLSIGSSDLSPPPEALAALKAAVDDPETYGYCLRSGTRPFLEAATRWYARRFGRALDPETQALALIGSQEGLAHLLLAVADPGDVLLVPEVAYPSYWGAAALAGLEVWPIPLRADYLADLEAVPGEVARRARVLLLNYPNNPTAALADRAYWEAALEFAARYDLLLVHDNPYVDLVFEGEALSPLTLDGALERTVELFSFSKSYHLAGFRLGFALGNREALAALEAVKAPIDFNQYLGIQRMGIAALELPEARVRRDVEVFRARRDALVEALAAAGWTVPRPRAGMYLWARLPHTEDDLGFCVELVRQTGVALAPGRAFGPGGRGHVRFALVQPPEVLREAAARVAAAVVGG; encoded by the coding sequence ATGAATAGGTGGACCTCCCGACGCGCGCGGGCGTTGCCGGAGTCCGTGTTCTTGCGGATGGACCGCGCCAAGCGGGAGGCGCGGCAGGCGGGACGCGCGATCATCGACCTCTCGATCGGCTCCTCGGACCTTTCCCCGCCCCCGGAGGCTCTAGCGGCCCTCAAGGCGGCGGTGGACGACCCCGAGACCTACGGGTACTGCCTGCGTTCGGGGACCCGGCCCTTCCTCGAGGCCGCCACCCGCTGGTACGCCCGCCGTTTTGGGCGCGCGCTGGACCCCGAGACCCAGGCCCTGGCCTTGATCGGCAGCCAGGAGGGGCTCGCGCACCTCCTCCTCGCGGTGGCGGACCCGGGGGACGTGCTGCTCGTGCCAGAGGTTGCCTACCCCAGTTACTGGGGCGCGGCGGCCTTGGCGGGCCTCGAGGTCTGGCCCATCCCCTTGCGGGCGGACTACCTCGCGGATCTCGAGGCCGTGCCGGGGGAGGTGGCGCGGCGGGCGCGGGTCTTGCTGCTCAACTACCCCAACAACCCCACCGCGGCCCTCGCGGACCGCGCGTACTGGGAGGCGGCCCTCGAGTTCGCGGCGCGGTACGACCTGCTCTTGGTGCACGACAACCCCTACGTGGACCTGGTCTTCGAGGGGGAGGCGTTGAGCCCCCTCACGCTGGACGGGGCGCTCGAGCGGACCGTGGAGCTGTTTAGCTTCTCGAAGTCCTATCATCTCGCGGGGTTCCGCTTGGGGTTTGCCCTGGGGAACCGGGAGGCGCTCGCGGCGCTGGAGGCGGTGAAGGCCCCGATCGACTTCAACCAGTACCTGGGGATTCAGCGGATGGGGATCGCGGCGCTCGAGCTGCCCGAAGCGCGGGTGCGGCGGGACGTGGAGGTGTTTCGCGCGCGGCGGGACGCGTTGGTGGAGGCCTTAGCCGCGGCTGGGTGGACGGTGCCCCGGCCGCGAGCCGGGATGTACCTCTGGGCGCGGCTGCCGCACACCGAGGACGACCTGGGGTTTTGCGTGGAGCTCGTGCGGCAAACGGGTGTGGCCCTCGCGCCGGGGCGGGCATTCGGGCCTGGGGGGCGGGGGCACGTGCGGTTCGCGCTGGTGCAGCCGCCCGAGGTGCTTCGGGAGGCGGCGGCGCGCGTGGCCGCGGCGGTGGTGGGCGGGTAG
- a CDS encoding MogA/MoaB family molybdenum cofactor biosynthesis protein produces the protein MAIRVGILTVSDRSARGEREDRTHLALRELLGAGPYEVVAYEVVPDEPAQIRRVLRLWADRDGLELILTNGGTGLGPRDHTPEATREVIEKEVPGLAELMRLVGLRSTPMAALSRAVAGVRGRSLIVNLPGSPKGARESLAAVLPAIPHAIEVLTGRRIEGGAAHE, from the coding sequence ATGGCCATCCGCGTAGGGATCCTGACCGTTTCCGACCGCAGCGCCCGCGGCGAGCGCGAGGACCGGACCCACCTGGCCCTGAGGGAACTCCTCGGGGCTGGGCCTTACGAGGTCGTCGCGTACGAGGTCGTTCCGGACGAACCCGCCCAGATCCGGCGGGTGCTTCGCCTCTGGGCCGACCGCGACGGTCTCGAGCTCATCCTCACCAACGGCGGGACCGGCCTCGGTCCCCGGGACCACACCCCCGAGGCGACCCGGGAGGTGATCGAGAAGGAGGTGCCGGGCCTGGCCGAACTCATGCGCCTCGTGGGGTTGCGCTCGACGCCCATGGCGGCCCTGTCCCGCGCCGTCGCGGGCGTGCGGGGGCGGAGCCTGATCGTGAACCTGCCCGGCAGCCCCAAGGGCGCGCGCGAGTCGCTCGCCGCGGTGCTGCCCGCGATCCCCCACGCGATCGAGGTCCTCACGGGCCGCCGCATCGAGGGAGGCGCCGCGCATGAATAG
- the moaA gene encoding GTP 3',8-cyclase MoaA, producing MKLRDTHGRLLKDLRISVTPRCNLHCLYCHPQGLEVSDPPGTVTTEDVRHFLKAAALLGLEAVRFTGGEPLVRKELPQMIEAARNTPGITDVAVTTNGTLFRRRHKELLAAGLGRLNISLDAVTPEVFRRITRGGDFKRTWDAVELALELELHPVKLNAVVIRSLNDGEILPLAALSLERPLHVRFIEYMHLSNAPFETYRAQFVPGKETRARIEAAFGPLEPVPTDPTAPARVYRIPGAVGTVGFINPVTEPFCANCSRLRLTADRKLRPCLLTDLELDIAWAFEAEQPVEALVDAILMAAGKKPAFGNTLPTMRERTMLGIGG from the coding sequence ATGAAACTACGCGACACCCACGGCCGCCTACTCAAGGACCTGCGGATCTCGGTCACCCCCCGCTGCAACCTGCACTGCCTCTACTGCCACCCCCAGGGCCTGGAGGTGAGCGACCCCCCCGGCACCGTCACCACCGAGGACGTGCGGCACTTCCTCAAGGCTGCCGCCCTCCTCGGCCTCGAGGCCGTGCGCTTCACGGGCGGGGAGCCGCTCGTACGCAAGGAGCTTCCCCAGATGATCGAGGCCGCCCGCAACACCCCCGGCATCACGGACGTCGCCGTCACCACGAACGGCACCCTCTTCCGCCGGCGGCACAAGGAGCTCCTCGCCGCGGGCCTCGGCCGCCTTAACATCTCCCTCGACGCCGTCACCCCCGAGGTCTTCCGCCGCATCACCCGCGGTGGCGACTTCAAACGCACCTGGGATGCGGTCGAGCTCGCCCTCGAGCTCGAGCTGCACCCCGTTAAACTCAACGCCGTGGTCATCCGCAGCTTGAACGACGGCGAGATCCTGCCCCTCGCCGCCCTTTCCCTCGAGCGCCCCCTCCACGTCCGGTTCATCGAGTACATGCACCTCTCCAACGCGCCCTTCGAGACCTACCGCGCCCAGTTCGTCCCCGGAAAAGAAACCCGCGCGCGGATCGAGGCGGCCTTCGGGCCCCTCGAGCCCGTCCCGACCGACCCCACCGCCCCAGCCCGGGTCTACCGGATTCCTGGGGCCGTGGGGACGGTGGGGTTTATCAACCCGGTCACCGAACCCTTCTGCGCGAACTGCTCGCGGCTGCGCCTCACCGCGGACCGCAAGCTCCGTCCCTGCCTCCTCACGGACCTCGAGCTGGACATCGCTTGGGCCTTCGAGGCCGAACAGCCGGTTGAGGCGCTGGTGGACGCGATCCTGATGGCTGCGGGGAAAAAGCCCGCGTTCGGAAACACCCTCCCTACCATGCGCGAGCGCACGATGCTGGGCATCGGCGGATAA
- a CDS encoding TolC family protein, translated as MNMHRRHWSQQTLARALGMGSLLLWSAAFAFGPEEALEYRPPNLDLLEQQIRLLEGDLMETRLGLSGKLKASTNLNQDLAQSGLPPEYRLDLEAGWELDPIRLSRAERDLARAQRTWRTALREGIAAALEAHANLWRTQTELERARVRLEEARLRLAELERREGTPELNLRAARLEVKITELEVAQAEQALADARAAAERLGLTGPAEARVLRFELPADAPAPPGVVEAKHRLKEAEAGLLKARLGLAPNPRLGVGVALEDAVELGASAQIRDGRPSLGVGVTLRDPEHRPDATGWSVSLSLEIPLSRGAYLAPERAAVGVELARIELERTQEATARALEQARAGAELAWRGLELALENLEITRLSVAEAQTRFEGGTLAERDFLRAKRSLAERERDVARAWQTYLRRVKDVLKLADAEWRVAERLP; from the coding sequence ATGAACATGCACCGCCGCCACTGGAGTCAGCAAACGCTCGCGCGCGCCCTAGGCATGGGCAGCCTCCTCCTCTGGAGCGCCGCGTTCGCGTTCGGCCCGGAAGAAGCCCTCGAGTACCGCCCCCCCAACCTGGACCTCCTCGAGCAACAGATCCGCCTGTTGGAAGGCGACCTCATGGAGACCCGGCTGGGCCTGAGCGGAAAGCTCAAAGCCAGCACCAACCTGAACCAGGACCTCGCCCAAAGCGGCCTACCCCCCGAGTACCGGCTGGACCTCGAAGCGGGATGGGAACTCGACCCCATTCGGCTAAGCCGCGCCGAGCGCGACCTCGCACGCGCCCAGCGCACGTGGCGGACCGCCCTACGCGAGGGCATCGCGGCGGCGCTCGAGGCCCACGCGAACCTGTGGCGCACCCAGACCGAGCTCGAGCGCGCCCGGGTTCGGCTGGAGGAGGCCCGGTTGCGCCTCGCGGAGCTCGAGCGGCGTGAGGGCACGCCGGAACTCAACCTGCGCGCGGCGCGGCTCGAGGTGAAGATCACCGAGCTCGAGGTGGCGCAGGCCGAGCAGGCGCTGGCGGATGCCCGTGCGGCCGCGGAGCGCCTGGGCCTCACCGGCCCCGCGGAGGCGCGGGTGTTGCGCTTCGAGCTGCCCGCGGACGCCCCCGCGCCGCCCGGCGTAGTGGAGGCGAAGCACCGGTTGAAGGAGGCAGAGGCCGGGCTTTTGAAGGCGCGGTTAGGCCTCGCACCGAACCCTAGGCTCGGAGTGGGCGTGGCGCTGGAAGACGCGGTGGAGTTGGGGGCGTCTGCTCAGATCCGGGATGGGCGCCCCTCGCTGGGAGTGGGCGTCACGCTTCGGGATCCGGAGCACCGTCCGGACGCGACCGGCTGGTCGGTGTCGCTCAGCCTGGAGATCCCCCTCTCGCGCGGAGCCTATCTCGCCCCGGAACGGGCCGCGGTGGGGGTGGAGCTCGCCCGGATCGAGCTGGAACGCACGCAAGAGGCCACCGCCCGCGCGCTCGAGCAGGCCCGCGCGGGCGCAGAGCTCGCCTGGCGGGGCCTCGAGCTCGCGCTGGAGAACCTGGAGATCACGCGGCTGAGCGTGGCGGAAGCCCAGACGCGCTTCGAGGGGGGCACCCTGGCGGAGCGCGATTTCCTGCGCGCGAAGCGAAGCCTGGCAGAACGCGAGCGGGACGTAGCACGCGCCTGGCAGACGTACTTGCGTCGGGTGAAGGACGTCCTGAAGCTCGCCGACGCCGAGTGGCGGGTTGCCGAACGCCTCCCGTAG